One Catharus ustulatus isolate bCatUst1 chromosome 2, bCatUst1.pri.v2, whole genome shotgun sequence genomic window carries:
- the LOC116992225 gene encoding rap1 GTPase-activating protein 1-like isoform X11, whose amino-acid sequence MFSREHGFPAGASGGRSEEVVQGFSDVIDSPTEGFPCVLTPAVPNKTVDLFEMIEKMQGSRLDEQRCSLPAPLKTEEEYIPYPSIHEVLQKGWPYPLIILPQFGGYWIEGTSHNLSNLSPALSDVPFSWSGKVKLESDPTAKLYRKHFLGKEHQNFYSSDMSLGYLVLSVKYEQIEKQENLRLLLRTRTGTKHDLIPISCLNEFPNAVQMAKLLCEDVNVERFFPVLYPKASQLIVAFDEHVISNNFKFGVIYQKPGQTTEEEVFSNTVESQGFLEFLDFLGDKIQLQDFRGFRGGLDVTRGQTGTESVYTNFRGKEIMFHVSTKLPFTEGDSQQLQRKRHIGNDIVAIIFQDESTPFVPDMIASNFLHAYVVVQLTLSTTGDTLYKVSVTARDDVPFFGPPLPNPAIFKKSAEFREFLLVKLINAEYSCYRAEKFAKLEERTRSALLESLFEELQLRSRSMMGLPVGEDDKIENGSGGFLENFKRVIRGRSQSLDTMGISMRKQQPATLPSRPPTAGLALSQSVAEGPKAIAAKRIHVSDTENMVTLAKVHPAGCGLCTSDVNTGKIHL is encoded by the exons GGGAGTCGTCTGGATGAACAAAGATGttcccttccagctcctctcaAG ACAGAAGAGGAGTATATTCCTTATCCCAGCATCCATGAG GTATTACAGAAAGGCTGGCCATATCCTCTCATTATCCTACCCCAGTTTGGGGGCTACTGGATTGAAGGGACCAGCCACAACCTCTCTAACTTGAGTCCAGCTCTATCTGATGTACCCTTTTCCTGGAGTGGTAAAGTGAAACTGGAAAGTGATCCTACGGCCAAGCTGTACCGCAAACATTTTCTAGGAAAG GAGCACCAGAACTTTTACTCCAGTGACATGTCCTTGGGCTACCTAGTACTTTCTGTGAAATACGAACAGAttgagaaacaggaaaatctaCGCCTGTTGCTGAG gACTCGTACTGGCACCAAACATGATCTAATTCCCATTTCCTGTCTGAATGAGTTTCCCAATGCTGTTCAGATGGCAAAG CTACTGTGTGAGGATGTGAATGTTGAACGCTTCTTTCCTGTCCTCTATCCCAAG GCCTCACAGCTTATTGTTGCGTTTGATGAACACGTCATAAGCAATAACTTCAAATTTGGGGTCATCTACCAAAAACCTGGACAG ACAACTGAAGAAGAAGTCTTCAGTAACACAGTAGAGAGTCAGGGTTTCCTGGAGTTCCTGGATTTCCTTGGTGACAAGATTCAGCTGCAGGATTTTCGTGG ATTCCGGGGAGGCTTGGATGTTACCAGAGGTCAAACAGGCACTGAGTCAGTCTATACAAATTTCCGGGGGAAGGAGATCATGTTTCACGTGTCCACAAAGCTGCCCTTCACAGAGGGAGATTCCCAGCAG CTTCAGCGAAAGCGTCACATTGGGAATGATATTGTAGCCATCATTTTCCAGGATGAAAGCACACCTTTTGTCCCTGATATGATTGCTTCTAATTTCCTACATGCTTATGTGGTAGTTCAGCTTACTCTTAGCACCACTGGGGACACTCTCTACAAG GTTTCAGTCACAGCTCGAGATGATGTCCCCTTTTTTGGACCTCCTCTACCAAATCCAGCCATATTTAAAAAG AGTGCAGAGTTTCGTGAATTCCTTCTGGTCAAGCTCATCAACGCCGAGTACAGCTGCTATCGAGCTGAGAAATTTGCTAAATTAGAG GAAAGAACACGGAGTGCGCTCTTGGAGAGCCTTtttgaggagctgcagcttcgCAGCCGCAGCATGATGGGATTACCTGTAGGGGAGGATGACAAGATCGAGAATGGCAGTGGGGGCTTCCTCGAGAACTTCAAG CGGGTGATCAGAGGCCGCAGCCAGAGCCTGGATACCATGGGGATATCCatgagaaagcagcagccagccaCCCTGCCCAGCCGCCCACCTACGGCTGGCCTTGCCCTCAGCCAGAGTGTCGCCGAGGGCCCTAAGGCCATTGCTGCG AAAAGGATCCATGTTTCTGATACTGAAAATATGGTTACCTTGGCCAAAGTGCATCCAGCTGGTTGTGGTCTCTGCACTAGTGATGTCAATACAGGCAAAATCCACCTCTGA